The genomic stretch GTGTTACAAGTGCGTAAGAGTTGACTTCTATCCATTTAGTAAAGTAGTTAATAGGCACCAAGATAAATCTATGTCCATTTTTGGTCTTTTGATTGATTGATCCTATAACATCCAATCCCCACATATTGAAAGGCCAAAGCGAGGTCATATTGAATAGGGGTGCTAGAGGTGTATTTATCTTATCCCTATATATTTGACACTGATGATATTTCCTGACATAGTCAACACAATCCCTTTCTATAATTAGCTAAAAATATCCAAATCGCTGCATTTGGCTTGCCATTATATGCCTATTGGTATGAGCAACACATATTCCCTTATGGGCCTCTTGTAAAGCTTGTGTTGTTACCAATTTTTTGGGGTCCCCatataaaaaggagaaaaagaggAAGTACAAAAAAATTGTCGGAaggaaatcaaaaaatatatattagtaagaAGAGGACACCGGGGCCCCTAAAAAATGGCTAAAGATTGGTTGAGaaagttcaaaaatacaaagattgaaatttgacaatatatttttgacCAATGAAGGCCCTATtggcaaagaaaattaaatttgagaaagaaaagttcaaaattagatgtttaaagacccaattagattttgttgaagttctaattgaatttatgaagggtttaattgaaacaaaaattgatttttttaagtcaatttgggctttaattgaaagaaattaaagtttagggGTTGAATTACAGTTTTTAAGAGCTAATTTGATCtaatcaaggacttaattgcataaatattaaagacttgattgaagaaattcaaaatgaagAACCAAACTGGAAAAGACGTGTGAATATAAGGGTTGAAATTGACCGAATCAgaggctaaattgaagaaatttaaagtttgttgatcaattaagggtcaaaatgcacaaattcaaaaccaatgatcaaagtgaaaaaggcaaCCAACTTCAGTATAATATTTGAATTTGGCAATGATGCATTTAgtctttgtttttaatgttattttttttcttttgattattattttttttctttgaacttgTCAAATCGACCGGGTCTCATTAAAGCAGttttcatatgatttaattAGAAACTCAGACTTGGCAAGGATTCGagtcaagattttttaaatttgacttCTTGAATCAGGTTTAAtgacaatatcaaaaaaattctcgtagcttagatattttttttacatttattttttttatcaatatataagtAAACTagcattgaagaaaaaatatgtaACTCAAGGTTGGACCAAACCGGCCTAAGCACACTTGGGCCACTATACAATGCCAAACATATTAGAAAAGGAATAGAACCACATGTCATCCACGTGATGGCATGTCCTATCCCATTCAAGTGATCATAATATTTGCTTTGTTACCAGATTTCAGCTTCTCATCGATGCCATGCACATCAAAACTCCAACACTTGCTTGTTTTCcgttaaaataacatatatagaCATAGTAAATATaacttcaaaaatcattttaaaaaaaaattaattcaatatgattttaaaatctattacATCTAGTAtttaaaattcttatattttgcAATTAGATGAAAACTAGTAAAACAGTCCACttctagtgtttttaaattcttataaatGAGAGCTTGAATTTAAATAGAATCCATCTCTATCCCTTATCTCTTCTTTATTTAAGCATAtctaattgtaaaaataattattataggaTGAATGATTAGGGTGATGAAAGATATAgctctaatattaaaatatttatttatatgaataaatgtGAAAATTTATTTCTCATATATATCCCCAACTTATATATTGTGAACCAATCGCTacaatatttacttttttttatatagtccACTTATCAATTACAGTTTCATTTAGTTAGTTAGTGGCATTTCATCCATTGCACTATTGATAAGAAGCACTAAGAagcagtttattttattttatttttaatttagagttAAAAAAAGTTCATAAACCATATGTATATATTGAAATTGAAGATATACTTGTACATGGTTATGGGGTTAAAATTAGCTTCGTGCCAATTAAACAATGAACCAAAGAATTGACTAAAAAAAGCATTGCATGGCTAATTTTGAAGTGAACAATAACCACTTCACTTTGagtaaaacaaaaagaaaacaatgataaaTAATAAGCCATAGAAAAATGAAACCTATTGGTAGGAAAAGGAAGGTTTTGTGATATTAGTCTAGGAAACTTGAATCAACAAAGTTGTCGGTTcaaagtgtgtttggtattgtagtacattttgtggttatggtttgaaaaaaattatttaataaaacatatttttagttgaggttgatttggtaaaatatatatttggttaaaactgttgttgaaattaaggttgaataaaaaatagcttaatgtgtttagttaagaatgcttttcaaattgaggttataaaataattagaaaagacatatattaatattgatgatttttaattaaaatattgtagatttaaagatattacatcatgaaataaacaatactttatataaattattttttattgttccattaaactatctgcAATTTCATCACGTACGAAATCCATCCAAcaagaactatagttttcatggCTTCCTAAGCgtgcaacaacatcaggtaaaatatcatcaagaataaaattagaattgcgaTCATATTCTGCAAATGCTATGTCATCATGTGATATCcttctaatgtaattatgtagtgtcattgaataatgttaatcattaatttttcaaataaacataatatctgagaaatgtttttgaatttttttattttactaggtcGGACTCGGTCCAATGTATTTAAGTTTGGGTCGGATCGGGTTTGGCCCATGAACAATGGAGACgttctccactgttcactttgCAGAATAATAAAGACGGGGAAATGTAGCAAAAAAAGAATAAGTAGAAGGAGAAGGGAAAGAGCAGGCTACCCTGTGCGGTGGCGATAACTGGCTGGCGGTCGAAATGGCAGAGGCCGGTGGTGAACTGAGGGTGACCCAATCCGGCCATGAACAGTAGAGAGTGAATTCACTCTCCATTGTTCACTTTGCAGATTAGTGAAGATAAGGAAATGCAGCagaaaaaggaggagagagGGGAGGGGAAGAGCAAGCTACCTTGCGCGGTGGCGATGTCTGACTAGTAGTTGAAACGACAAAGGTTGGTGGTGAACTGAGAGAGCTGCTTTGCCGATGGATGGCAGttcttcttatttttcctttgtttctACTTgtcttccttctctctttcttgttgcctctgtttacaaaaataaacagtgttttcaaaaaacaaaaaaaacatcttaatgtTACTTTTTGTTATCCTGCGATTTAAACGCAAATGATAATGGGTTCCACAAACAGTAACTTGTGTTTAGAACATAACCAAACAATGTATTTTTGTGGTCTATTCTAAAAGCAGAAGCagccacaaaaacaaacactctttAATATGGTGCATTTAGCGGCTCATTTTCTccataaataacaatttaaatggtgtttttttatatatatagttacttgataaataattgatagagtataaatattatcaaacacaatatGAAAATCAACCCAAACTTAACCCAATATGtatatttgtattatatagATAATACATTTTAATATCTCAATATTAACACAGTACACATGTGAATATTTATTGAGATACCACAAATTTAATTCATGGAATataaacatttaaatattttacttggAGTTTATAATAAATAgagtataaatataaagaaatccAACTCATAGACATTCATTACCTTCCCTAGTTTTGCCCCAGTCTTCCAAAGAAGAATGAGATGACATGTGAAGAGGCAGATCTTCATAAccttaattcttaaaaaacataaaaacacgTCAAGCATCTGAAGATTTCTTCCTTTTCGTTTTTATTAGTCTTGCAATTGTCTGTTTGTTTTCCAAAAGAGGCCATGAGAGGCACTGCGCTGGATGACAACATTACAAGGCTCAAGCCTATAATTATAAGGATCAATTTAAGGCAACGGTCTAGTTAGAGAGTTGAGGCCCAGAGATTTGCAGTACAGTTCAAGTCCAAACCCAACACAAATCTGTCCGAACCAACCCAATTTCCAAGTTTAAGATTCAAACCCATAACCATAAGCATAacttttttagatgatttttccggaaaatgattttttattaaaatataattttataaaaagtaaaatttagaaaaataaattattttttgatatttgataatatcATAGAAAGtaagttagaaaatattttccagtgttttattatgttatgaaaaatgagctggaaaatagtttattagtattttttttttaagtttattaaaataataagaaacaaatcttacaaattaaaaagttgaatgagaatggaattgaaaaaaatctaatttcataaattttctcaaataaaataaataataattaaaataatagagatcaaatctaacagataaaaaaaataaaaaatgatgaaattaaaataataataattaaaatttcataaattattttaaataaaataagtaacaaattttaatttaaaaaatgataacagaaaagtaaataacaatcataaccaaagttaatataaaaattaaattaaatcaaattttaagagatgaatttggaagaaaaaaaaaaattcaaacaaaaatatatagcaatcaaaagtttgagaatcaaatttgacataatcagtaaataatatgatatttttaaaattttcaagtgttttcggtccaaaataaaaaaaaatacactttcctgaaaatcaagctaaattttattaaacaagaaaatttttcgtacaaataaacacatgaaaatttaaaaactggTTTCTCAGATaaccatttttcaaaaaataaatacacccAGAGTTCATCAATCATAGAGTAAACTAGCCACCTAACCCACTTTCATTAAAAACAATCTCTtgtatttttatggtatttttcttaattaatccttatttctttaaatataaaaaataatcataataaaatatgaaaaatttatataagaatTGTTTATTTCTTATCATTATAAATATGTTACAATtacgtaaataaaataaaaaactatctaATGATGGCTATTAATTCTACCATGTTTTGCCTCGTACAATATATTTTCAGACAATGGCAGTCGATATAAAATCTCATATTTACATTATCATGTCCAATCCCATCTTCTAACTATGCTGCTTGCATGTGGGTGTTTGACTCTGAATTCAAAAGTACAGATTCAACAACTTCCTCTTCCTCAGGCAGATCATCGGAAAACATTCCGAGTTGATTGAGGTTTCGGATAAAATGAGTGAATGATGGGAAGTGCTCCGGTGAGAAAAAATCAGCTCCCATTCTCTGATAAGTGAACAAATCAACCGTATTCTCACCtgatatgtttttctttatctgCTCAAACCCGTGAGGAGCTTTAGAAACCACCGAGTTCTGCCCAGAAATCTCGACCCCGTGTTTTCTGCAAACCGCTCTAATTTGTGCCAATACTGACTCCGGGCTGGACAGGGACTCCTGAGGCTGATGCTTATCCGACAAATCCATTCCTGGCAAGATCATTTTGCATGAATTCCTTGCAAACATCTCTGCAACTGCTTCATAGCCATCTCTATTGACAGTGTTATTGAAGCCGGCTGTTAGTTCAGAAGGGTGCGAGCGTGTTTTGTACCATGAATGCATGAGAGGGATTTTGCCATGGACAGTTACAGAGGTGTCGCTGAAAGAAGTAGAGGCAAGAGAGAGAAGACGATCTCCATGAGACAAGAGCTCGCTTGAATACCAGGAAAGGAAGAAATCACCATATGGGGAATCCCAAGATCCCCCGTTGTCTTTGAAGAAGTGGTTCGAGTTTGGAGACTGCTCATAGCTCGGTGCATCATGTGGACCGCCAAGTCCCCATAATGGGTTCCCGGTTGCTTCAGCTTTTTCCTTGAGAAGGTTCAGCATGTTTTTATCATAACATTGAAACTCTCCGACTCCAAGGATATTGCCATGACTTGCAAGCTGGCGATGAGAAGGATATCGTAGCTCCCCATCTGGTCCAAGACCCACTGTGACACCCTGCACGAGCAGACATATATTAGCCAGTAATCATCAATGCACTGAATCCTAATACACTTCATGTttaatcaaagcattaaaaaatcagaaattcTTACCGTAATTGTGGAACCAAAGAAATGCGAGAATGAAGACTTGAAGCTTTCACAAAATTCCTGATAAACTTGAACTGGAGTCTTCCCGTTAAGAACTGGAACTTCATCAACAGCCAATGACAAGCACTCCCTGTAATGATTCCCTGACCGATCCGCATGGTAGATACCGGGTTCCGAATCGCCTATCCGTGATACCCACTCAGGAAGGGGGATTTTTGGTTGTTTGCTACCATGGAAGCAGAGCGACACGTGGAGCTTAAGACCTGCATTCTGAATCATCTCCGCAAGCACAAGGTATCCCGACCAGTCGTACTTCCCCATCGATTCCTTCTCAACTATTCCCCACCACACTGGTAACTCCACACCGTCAATACCTAATAACTTCAAAGCTCTAAGTCCCGCTGCTATCGCTCGGGCATGGTTTACTGTATTGCAATCAGAAACTGCATCCAACGGCAGCCCAACAAATACTCGAACACCATCGAGCTACATAACAAGATTGCAAAAGACCATCAATTTAACACCCTCACAGTCAACAAACATGATTACTGCAATGATAAACCATAAATCCTCAAgtaccaataaaaataattactgtaACTAATTCTGAGAAAACAAgcattttttcttaacaatacCTAGTCCAGATTGTTCCAGAGATTAACTTACACAAAAATTCAGCAGaaataattcaatttctaaTTGCAAAAGTGAGCGatttcaataacaaaaacatgGTTATTGCAATCATAATATCATCAATCCCAGTCAAAGAACTATCATTGGGCATAATTTATCAGAATAAAACCTGAAAATTATCTTCTAAATAactgaatcaaaataaataaaaaatcacttccTAAGTGAAACCAGCAACATCTAAATCTCCAAGTAAACAAGAACtacaaacaaaaatagaataaaCGAAAAATTGGGTTTTGAAAACCTTACCGATTTGGGTTTTGAAGAAGACCCACGACGAGGAAGTCTATCGGATCGGACAGGCGAGGATTGAACAGCTTTTAAAGTAAAGCTAAGCCCAGAATTTCTCCACCTTGTACTTTTAGTATTATTCAATAAAGAAACccttttttgaaaattacaaaacctTATCTCTCTGTAAGATGACAACTCACTCCAGCTCGTACAAATTTTTGCCTGAGAAGAGCTTCCGATCACTGAAACCTCCATAGCCACTtggaatgaaattgaagaaaaacaaaatgaattattaCACAGCTAAAGCAAACTGGAAGAAAGTAAGGGAGAGGTCGTATCGTGTTCGTGGAGAAAGAGGTGTTTTTGGATGTTTTATAGACGCTTCTGTGGGATTAATCAATGGGCAAATGCCACTAAAAGCACCTGCCACGCCacgtttcttttttatctttttcttatgGTTGTCATTTTTCAGccataaataattttactttaGCATtgctaaatattaaaagaaattgataataaagaattttaagaatataaattaGTCGTTAGATTATTGTTTGAAAACGAAATATACTTGTAGATGTAACGATTTATATAAGTtcctagatttatttttattgtattttattaatatttaatattacactctttttattacaatatattttcattcttCGTTAGGcaaaaagaggaggaagaagaatacCACGGATTCAGGAGGTATGGCTATGATTTTTGGATAAATACTTGactttttcaaaatgttttatatatatatatatataaacatttgtCTTAATGTTTGAAATGATTGTGATAATTATTTTAGAGCTTTGTATATACAATTTTCTTCCTATGAAAAGATagataattagtttttatatttttaacttaattactgaatttttattttttttattaacgtgaatATCCGGATCAGCTTATACATATCTCGATTAATCTTAAAACCTTaaagttaatatttatataaatcttCGGTGACCATCATATTAGTAACTACATGCCTAGAACCTAAGgccataagaaaaataaactccTACTTAATCACTGAATTTTTAGGTGTATTAATATAGTATTcaaaatatgtattatttttaggataaaaaatatgattatgaaattagatctcgctctaaaaatatatctattaatctaaacatatttttttttatcaaaataatattatcttaagattttatttccaaagaaaatcaaaaataaaaaaatcaagttaatgataattaattttgtatCCATGACACAAGTAGGGTTGATTTTACTTATGAATAGtataaaaacatgaatgatTGATTCGGGAGGTCATTGTTACCTTGGAAAGGAACACGcaattaaatgaagaaataaaataatgaaatcatGGATAAGGTCTCACATGAATCCGTGAGTAATGTACACGTATATACTTACAACATTAATTAGTATTTGATTGCAAGTATCTACTCAATTTGTATACTTATCTGGCAAATCCATATCCCAACTGTCTACAACCTCTATAGTTTCATAACTAGATTGGtggaatctttttattttaatataacgacaattaattatactaaatttAAGATTcaggttattaattttattagatttaataatcctagttaatttaataatataaaaaaattaacaacaacaccatatacattgaaaaaaaacaattaacctgGGTCAAACTGAGTTAATACATAAAACTTGTGACATGATATATGAGAttgaaataactttataaaatgatggaatcataaaaatttaattgtaaaaatagacttgaaaaaaaaaactaagtcctCGAGTCGGTCTTTTAAACCCGTGACTCAGATCTTAAAGTTGAAATCATCTCACAAGAGacaaacctgaaaaaaatataaagtcaaAAATTCCAATCCCATgaattatttagaataatataaatagtaataaaaagaataggtatcaaatctataaaaataaaaaaaaaataaaaaaaacaaatcaaatagttGTTTTGAGAATGTGTAGGAGAGAGTGTTGATATCAAGGAGCAAAGAagatggaagaaaacaaaagattacCAAAgcaaaatctaatattttttaccaTACTTGCTATCTAGTAATAGAGTCTATGTTTTGAGGATTAAAacatgtcattaaaaaaaaataaaaaagtcattgTGCCTCTATAAAATATCTAtcccttttagtttttcttaaattttgttaCAAGAAACCTTATCTTGTATATTTCATGCTATCAATAATTGTTATTTCAccctaaaaatatctaaaatgtgtttaatttaataataaaagatataaattgGAACTAGTTCATGCACTATTGAGATTGGAAtttctctttaaattatttaagaatatatctATCAAATTAAGTTGtgcgtttttttaaaaaaaatctaaatggtGATTTCAATATTCGTTCGAATCTTAAGAGAATACAAGTCTTCTTAATTATCATCATATCCATTTTTAAGAATCAAGTACCTTGGACCTGGGGATAGACACTGGATCAAAAAGAGTGAGTCATGCATGTCTCACTCACTAATAAATCAATCAACAGTCTTAATCCCGATGAGATGCTCATGGAatgattgaattaataataatggtggtggtgcaAGTGGGGAGGAGGGCCCTGAATGATTATGTGGATGCAGGGGACATATGGCCACTCTGTCGACGTGGAAAGGCCGCCGGCCACCTCATGCCGACGACATATCCTTATTATTCTATTTCAAGAATTCAATGATGATGATGTGGACTGGGCGTGACACCTGGGTCTCACTGAGTGGCCACTGGTTTTGTTGCTGACTCATTTCCAGGCCAGATTTCTGGCAAGTTCTCTCCGAGAACAGATCTTCTGGCCATTGATAGCCGACCATTTAACTCGTGGATAAGAACATTTCGGTTCCTGTGAATAATACATTGTTTGTGGCTGATTTTACATCGAGTTCTCCGTACTCAACTGTTAGATTCATTAcgtggatttgttttttatagtgcTATATTGATATTGTATTTGTCTacgtttgtttatatatatatataaaaaagagaggattGAGAGGATATTTTCAGTATGTTTATCCTTCTTCTTGTTAAACTATAGATGCATtcaatcatatattttatttatttatttttatttttatttttatctcttccaTCTTTACTCTCACACGTATGCGGTATCGCGATAATTGCCCTTCTTCTCAGAAAATGATGTATAGTATATCTCTAGTATGTGTGGTGAGACaaaattcttgtctcttatcagtaAAATATAGACTAGTAGTCGCCACCTATTATTTTGGTttctagaaaccctaactagtctcagaAATTGAGTACAGATACTAGTTGCgtaaagaaaatgtattagcaccccaactacgccctacctaaggtaggctacATTGTTTGaatgtctgataaaatataaggtcttgttgtgttttctaattgCTGGTCTGTCTAAAgttcaagaaaagtcctccttaATAAAGAGGTTTTTATCTTAATGGAGTAGAACCTAACCGTTCTagtgtttaaaaaatagattttaatatttgaaatatatattacgTATAATATCGTACCCCGGATactaaaagacaaacaaaataaattttttgttgttttttcaattatggcTAATGTTTACATGACTTTAACAAACTgattattaaagccaaaatacatgctaaaacattgtttattgatgtatgaaaaacacaatataattttttagctttgagacaattggccgtatgcacaaaaaacatttttctttttaattttttttttttgtatttttggaagtttttgacgaaaacctaGTATTTTAATAcagaatttgtatttttaacgacataaaaatatattccaatactaataaaaaaaaaggcgtAAAATACGCGAGGAAATAGTACAAATCCCCAAAAAAACTGGGATGGACCTGCCCCAAAAGAAACTAGGCTAAGATCGGCCCAAAACAAAATTGGGCCAGAACCGACTActtaattataattcatttgTTGTAGAACGCGAATTGCTCACCTTTTACAtgcaaatgaaaatgaagaCCAAAACGAGGAcagaagaggaggagattgccTAGAGTGGAGGAGCTTGTTCGTTGTCATTTGCGGTGGCTTGCAGTGGCAAAAGCGGTGGCTTTGCGATGGCGGTGATGCTGGTGGCAAAATGGCGATTGCTCCAGGTAGTGgtccttctctcttctttcctctattttccttctcttcttctctatttttttcttctttgtttttttttcattcggTCTTCCtactctcttctcttttttctcttctcttgtctgctctctctctcctgtttttttttttgtccttttgctCGGCCCCCCtgtttttaaagcaaaaacagGGAGGGATGTGGCTGGGGCAGCCATTGTGCAGCCGCCCCAAAAACTGCCCGAGGAACACATCTCCTCCCTCTTCTCTAACACGTGAAAAGCTTCGGGCAAGTGGTGCCAGCGTTTTTTTGAAGAGAAAGATGGCGGTgacagaggaaaaaaaatcttcttcttcccctgcttcGCGCGtcaaggggaagaagaagacccacAGTGCCTttaaaacgacaccgttttgggtttttcctttttttaaaatgaacagTGTATGAAATGGCGCCGTTTTGGGCAAAACACGtcgtttttatttaaatgaaaatggcCTCAAACTTATGTTAAAATACAAATCAGTTCtaaattgcaattttgatttaaaaatcaatgcaaTTGCATCCCTGCTAAAAATAAAACGTCGTGAAGTTGGCCgcttttttctctttgatcCTTGGTCTTGAATTTATGCAACTTAACCCTCAATTgagcaataaacttctaatttttttaatttggcccctgattttgtttaattgtaGCCCCTTTATTTACGTGCCTTTTTccagtttggtccttggtttcagatttcttcaattaagtccctaaatggccatcaaacttcaatatctatgcaattaagccccttatttgatcaaattaacttttaaaaattataatttgaccccagaactttaatttctttcaattaaagcccaaattaactccaaaatcaatttttcttgcaatcaaaaacctccataaatttaattaaacctttaataaaatttaattgagtccataaacatctgattttgaacttttctttttcaaattgaattttctttatcaacatgGCTATCATCAGTCAataaaatattgccaagttttaatttttatatttttaatatcttctcGACCAACTTTGACTATTTTTTgagcattttaatatttttttttcactgttatatttttttgatttttttattttatttttttgaaaagagaaaaaatataaatcgaGGAATAATCTAAAAATGAGTTATGACAC from Populus alba chromosome 8, ASM523922v2, whole genome shotgun sequence encodes the following:
- the LOC118061042 gene encoding inactive beta-amylase 9 codes for the protein MEVSVIGSSSQAKICTSWSELSSYREIRFCNFQKRVSLLNNTKSTRWRNSGLSFTLKAVQSSPVRSDRLPRRGSSSKPKSLDGVRVFVGLPLDAVSDCNTVNHARAIAAGLRALKLLGIDGVELPVWWGIVEKESMGKYDWSGYLVLAEMIQNAGLKLHVSLCFHGSKQPKIPLPEWVSRIGDSEPGIYHADRSGNHYRECLSLAVDEVPVLNGKTPVQVYQEFCESFKSSFSHFFGSTITGVTVGLGPDGELRYPSHRQLASHGNILGVGEFQCYDKNMLNLLKEKAEATGNPLWGLGGPHDAPSYEQSPNSNHFFKDNGGSWDSPYGDFFLSWYSSELLSHGDRLLSLASTSFSDTSVTVHGKIPLMHSWYKTRSHPSELTAGFNNTVNRDGYEAVAEMFARNSCKMILPGMDLSDKHQPQESLSSPESVLAQIRAVCRKHGVEISGQNSVVSKAPHGFEQIKKNISGENTVDLFTYQRMGADFFSPEHFPSFTHFIRNLNQLGMFSDDLPEEEEVVESVLLNSESNTHMQAA